The following are encoded in a window of Etheostoma cragini isolate CJK2018 chromosome 7, CSU_Ecrag_1.0, whole genome shotgun sequence genomic DNA:
- the LOC117947103 gene encoding myelin transcription factor 1-like isoform X2 yields MVMYSRILHLKLNGSSLAVLPHSDRHHAMRDGEFSEKENEFRGELVNQRWTRGERTSSRCQASQRLQSRRPIMMSVEGDNKRTRTRSKGIRVPIELVGQELSCPTPGCNGSGHISGRYSRHRSILGCPIARKRRLEEAEAEHEQDAEHPASKRRPHPLKLALDEGFSAESDSGSEVEGDKDGEKAVETRAEEEEERKAAVDEERQEMTGDLTKDGQTNGQGETQMEEEEEREEEETYQKEENTFAADEEECVIIEPELGAAPPSTKKCQSHSQCTEEVANSLLHLGRVSDNCAPTVETEEDVTVAAERGEEVKDEQEGDVNEGQEEEEEEEVLARKVQVLEGSSVLQKEAAEVEEEELEEEEEIEDEKECPERSNHVSQENQQYLPKDVCHEQNEEEEDEEGEEEEIGAPAQQRRGTPAGEEEDEERDEDDHREGNDILPISDAPTAIHTITSTAEAQGTHITAGDHRASPLEDYNSHRASPLENYNINRISPLIKYDSHKHSPIQNYKASPPLSYSSHRASPLEEYITSLRGENYKIHKAASSASPDVIEVRSDRSEERDFDDVDGDDERDDEDSLSQRSTVTDESEMFDITRGNLGLLEQAIALKAEQVKPAGPRELLRAPDIHHQRYFTMEDRPKHLDVIRKSYFSKESSRPEKREIKCPTPGCDGTGHVTGLYPHHRSLSGCPHKDRIPPEILAMHENVLKCPTPGCTGQGHVNSNRNTHRSLSGCPIAAAEKLSKGHDKQLLSQPGGELLKGSPNDRVLRPMCFVKQLEVPQYGSYRPNMAPTTPRANLAKELEKYSKVSFDYAAFDAQVFGKRMLAPKMPTSEMSPKAFKTKPSFPKSPSPSLSLHGYGKSSSLAYDYSHDAEAAHMAATAILNLSTRCWEKPENLSTKPPNNEINIEVDENGTLDLSMKKPIKREGSLSGTSPGVRSPDPSSSSSSLHHGGSSGMTSPNLNAYKQEEWEGPLDYTKPNRQREEEMDEMEHTGQSFVSSDAEDCDMMQDCLEDRKYPGEVTTPSFKVKFQPKDSKKELLSCPTPGCDGSGHITGNYASHRRCPTPGCDGSGHITGNYSSHRSLSGCPRAKKSGIKTPTKDNQEDSELLKCPVPGCDSLGHISGKYATHRSAYGCPLAARRQKEGVLNGTPFNWKAFKTEGPTCPTPGCDGSGHANGSFLTHRSLSGCPRALFAKKKAKYPSEDYLNTKFRASDVLDNDEDIKQLNKEINDLNESNNEMEADMVNLQTQISSMEMNLKSIEHENKMIEEQNEALFMELSGLSRALIRSLANVRLPHMQGPITEQNFDSYVSTLTDMYTNKDCFQSPENKALLESINKAVKGIKV; encoded by the exons AAAATGAGTTCCGGGGCGAGCTGGTGAACCAGCGGTGGACACGAGGCGAGAGGACCAGCAGCCGCTGCCAGGCCTCCCAGAGACTGCAGAGCCGTCGACCAATCATG ATGAGTGTAGAAGGTGACAACAAGCGAACTCGCACTCGGTCCAAGGGAATCAGAG tTCCTATTGAGCTCGTAGGACAAGAGCTGAG CTGCCCCACCCCTGGATGCAATGGCTCTGGCCATATCAGTGGGAGATACTCACGACACAGAAG CATTCTGGGTTGCCCCATAGCCAGAAAGCGGCGTCTAGAGGAAGCCGAGGCCGAGCACGAGCAGGACGCAGAGCATCCTGCCTCCAAGAGGAGGCCCCACCCCTTGAAACTGGCCCTGGACGAGGGCTTCAGTGCGGAAAGCGACAGTGGCAGCGAGGTCGAGGGCGACAAGGATGGAGAGAAAGCAGTAGAGACCAgggcggaggaggaggaagagaggaaggcaGCTGTAGATGAGGAGAGACAGGAGATGACAGGAGACCTGACGAAGGATGGACAGACAAATGGACAGGGGGAGAcacagatggaggaggaagaggagagggaagaagaagagacatATCAGAAGGAGGAGAACACATTCGCAGCTGATGAAG AGGAGTGTGTGATCATCGAGCCTGAGCTCGGTGCAGCGCCGCCCTCAACCAAGAAGTGTCAGTCTCACTCTCAGTGCACCGAAGAGGTGGCCAACTCTCTCCTCCACCTCGGCCGAGTCTCCGACAACTGTGCTCCAACTGTGGAGACGGAAGAGGATGTCACCGTGGCAGCGGAACGCGGTGAAGAAGTAAAGGACGAGCAGGAGGGCGACGTGAATGAGgggcaagaggaggaggaggaggaggaggtgttgGCACGCAAAGTTCAAGTACTGGAAGGGTCTTCTGTTCTGCAGAAGGAGGCAGCTGAAGTTGAGGAAGAAgagttggaggaggaggaagagatagAAGATGAGAAAGAATGCCCAGAAAGGAGCAACCATGTAAGCCAGGAGAACCAACAATATCTGCCCAAAGATGTCTGCCATGAACAGAAcgaggaagaagaagatgaggagggggaggaggaagagatagGGGCGCCAGCACAGCAAAGGCGGGGCACCCCagcaggagaagaggaggatgaagagagagatgaagatgaCCATAGGGAGGGAAATGACATTCTGCCCATTTCTGATGCGCCAACTGCCATCCACACCATCACCAGCACCGCCGAAGCTCAGGGAACACACATCACGGCTGGAGACCACAGGGCCAGTCCTCTGGAGGACTACAACTCACACAGGGCGAGTCCTCTTGAGAACTACAACATCAACAGAATCAGTCCACTCATCAAATATGACTCTCATAAACATAGCCCGATTCAAAACTACAAGGCCAGCCCTCCTTTAAGCTACAGCTCTCACAGGGCCAGTCCTCTGGAGGAATACATCACCAGCCTTCGGGGCGAGAACTATAAAATCCACAAAGCCGCGTCCTCCGCCTCTCCTGACGTTATCGAGGTGCGTTCAGACAGGTCCGAGGAGAGAGACTTTGACGACGTGGACGGTGACGACGAGCGCGACGACGAAGACAGCCTGTCGCAGCGCTCCACGGTGACGGACGAGTCCGAGATGTTTGACATAACCCGAGGGAACTTGGGCCTGCTGGAGCAAGCTATTGCCCTGAAGGCAGAGCAGGTGAAGCCAGCCGGGCCCAGAGAGCTGCTCCGCGCCCCAGACATCCACCACCAGCGATACTTCACCATGGAAGACAGGCCCAAGCACCTGGACGTCATCCGCAAGAGCTACTTCAGCAAAG AGAGCAGTAGACCAGAGAAGAGGGAGATCAAGTGTCCCACCCCTGGGTGCGATGGGACGGGTCACGTCACTGGTCTTTACCCCCACCATCGCAGCCTGTCAGGCTGTCCGCACAAGGACAGGATCCCCCCCGAGA TTCTGGCCATGCATGAGAATGTGCTGAAGTGTCCAACCCCCGGCTGTACCGGTCAGGGCCATGTAAACAGCAACCGTAACACACATCGCAg TCTTTCCGGATGCCCCATTGCAGCGGCAGAGAAGCTGTCCAAGGGCCACGATAAGCAGCTTCTCTCTCAGCCAGGCGGCGAGCTCCTCAAAGGAAGTCCCAACGACAGAGTGCTAAG GCCCATGTGCTTCGTGAAGCAGCTGGAGGTGCCCCAGTATGGCAGCTACCGGCCCAACATGGCGCCCACCACGCCTCGCGCCAACCTGGCCAAGGAGCTGGAGAAGTACTCCAAGGTGTCCTTCGATTATGCAGCCTTCGACGCTCAAGTGTTTGGGAAGCGCATGCTTGCTCCAAAGATGCCCACCAGCGAAATGTCACCCAAAGCCTTCAAAA CTAAGCCCTCGTTCCCCAAGTCCCCGTCACCCAGCCTCAGTCTCCATGGTTACGGGAAGAGCTCCTCCTTGGCCTACGACTACTCCCATGACGCCGAGGCCGCTCACATGGCTGCCACTGCCATCCTGAACCTGTCTACACGCTGCTGGGAGAAACCTGAGAACCTCAGCACCAAACCCCCAAACAAT GAAATAAACATTGAGGTGGACGAGAACGGCACCCTGGACCTGAGTATGAAGAAGCCTATTAAACGAGAGGGCAGTCTGTCCGGCACCAGCCCCGGGGTTCGGTCCCCGGacccgtcctcctcctcttcctcactccATCACGGTGGAAGCAGCGGGATGACTTCGCCAAACCTAAACGCCTACAAGCAGGAGGAGTGGGAGGGACCTCTGGATTACACCAAGCCCAACCGCCAAAGGGAGGAGGAAATGGACGAG ATGGAGCACACAGGCCAGTCGTTTGTCTCGTCGGATGCAGAGGACTGTGACATGATGCAGGACTGTCTGGAAGACAGGAAGTACCCAGGAGAGGTTACAACTCCAAGCTTCAAAGTCAAGTTCCAGCCAAAGGATAGCAAGAAAGAGCTGCTCTC CTGTCCTACACCTGGTTGTGATGGCAGTGGTCACATCACCGGAAACTATGCGTCCCATCGCAG ATGCCCCACTCCAGGATGTGACGGCTCAGGTCACATCACAGGAAACTACTCCTCACACAGAag TCTCTCTGGGTGCCCGCGTGCCAAGAAAAGTGGAATTAAAACTCCTACCAAGGACAACCAGGAGGACTCCGAGCTTTTAAA ATGCCCAGTGCCGGGCTGCGACAGTTTGGGTCACATCAGTGGGAAGTACGCCACGCACCGTAGCGCGTACGGGTGTCCGCTGGCGGCACGCAGACAGAAGGAGGGCGTCCTGAACGGCACACCCTTCAACTGGAAGGCCTTCAAGACAGAGGGGCCCACCTGTCCCACCCCAGGTTGTGACGGCTCCGGACATGCTAACGGAAGCTTCCTCACACACCGCAG CCTCTCAGGGTGCCCCAGAGCCTTGTTTGCAAAGAAGAAGGCCAAGTACCCCTCAGAGGACTACCTGAACACCAAGTTCAGGGCCAGTGATG TTTTGGACAACGATGAGGACATCAAGCAGCTCAACAAAGAGATTAACGACCTCAATGAATCCAACAATGAAATGGAGGCTGACATGGTCAACCTGCAGACTcag ATCTCGTCCATGGAGATGAACCTGAAGAGCATTGAGCACGAGAACAAGATGATCGAGGAACAGAACGAGGCTCTGTTCATGGAGTTGTCTGGTCTCAGCCGCGCTCTGATCCGCAGCCTGGCTAATGTACGCCTGCCACACATG CAGGGGCCGATCACGGAGCAGAACTTCGACAGCTATGTGAGCACCCTGACCGACATGTACACCAACAAGGACTGCTTCCAGAGCCCCGAGAACAAAGCTCTGCTGGAGAGCATCAACAAAGCTGTGAAAGGCATCAAAGTCTGA
- the LOC117947103 gene encoding myelin transcription factor 1-like isoform X3, with amino-acid sequence MVMYSRILHLKLNGSSLAVLPHSDRHHAMRDGEFSEKENEFRGELVNQRWTRGERTSSRCQASQRLQSRRPIMMSVEGDNKRTRTRSKGIRVPIELVGQELSCPTPGCNGSGHISGRYSRHRSILGCPIARKRRLEEAEAEHEQDAEHPASKRRPHPLKLALDEGFSAESDSGSEVEGDKDGEKAVETRAEEEEERKAAVDEERQEMTGDLTKDGQTNGQGETQMEEEEEREEEETYQKEENTFAADEEECVIIEPELGAAPPSTKKCQSHSQCTEEVANSLLHLGRVSDNCAPTVETEEDVTVAAERGEEVKDEQEGDVNEGQEEEEEEEVLARKVQVLEGSSVLQKEAAEVEEEELEEEEEIEDEKECPERSNHVSQENQQYLPKDVCHEQNEEEEDEEGEEEEIGAPAQQRRGTPAGEEEDEERDEDDHREGNDILPISDAPTAIHTITSTAEAQGTHITAGDHRASPLEDYNSHRASPLENYNINRISPLIKYDSHKHSPIQNYKASPPLSYSSHRASPLEEYITSLRGENYKIHKAASSASPDVIEVRSDRSEERDFDDVDGDDERDDEDSLSQRSTVTDESEMFDITRGNLGLLEQAIALKAEQVKPAGPRELLRAPDIHHQRYFTMEDRPKHLDVIRKSYFSKESSRPEKREIKCPTPGCDGTGHVTGLYPHHRSLSGCPHKDRIPPEILAMHENVLKCPTPGCTGQGHVNSNRNTHRSLSGCPIAAAEKLSKGHDKQLLSQPGGELLKGSPNDRVLRPMCFVKQLEVPQYGSYRPNMAPTTPRANLAKELEKYSKVSFDYAAFDAQVFGKRMLAPKMPTSEMSPKAFKTKPSFPKSPSPSLSLHGYGKSSSLAYDYSHDAEAAHMAATAILNLSTRCWEKPENLSTKPPNNEINIEVDENGTLDLSMKKPIKREGSLSGTSPGVRSPDPSSSSSSLHHGGSSGMTSPNLNAYKQEEWEGPLDYTKPNRQREEEMDEMEHTGQSFVSSDAEDCDMMQDCLEDRKYPGEVTTPSFKVKFQPKDSKKELLSCPTPGCDGSGHITGNYASHRSLSGCPLADKSLRSLMAAHTPELKCPTPGCDGSGHITGNYSSHRSLSGCPRAKKSGIKTPTKDNQEDSELLKCPVPGCDSLGHISGKYATHRSAYGCPLAARRQKEGVLNGTPFNWKAFKTEGPTCPTPGCDGSGHANGSFLTHRSLSGCPRALFAKKKAKYPSEDYLNTKFRASDVLDNDEDIKQLNKEINDLNESNNEMEADMVNLQTQISSMEMNLKSIEHENKMIEEQNEALFMELSGLSRALIRSLANVRLPHMQGPITEQNFDSYVSTLTDMYTNKDCFQSPENKALLESINKAVKGIKV; translated from the exons AAAATGAGTTCCGGGGCGAGCTGGTGAACCAGCGGTGGACACGAGGCGAGAGGACCAGCAGCCGCTGCCAGGCCTCCCAGAGACTGCAGAGCCGTCGACCAATCATG ATGAGTGTAGAAGGTGACAACAAGCGAACTCGCACTCGGTCCAAGGGAATCAGAG tTCCTATTGAGCTCGTAGGACAAGAGCTGAG CTGCCCCACCCCTGGATGCAATGGCTCTGGCCATATCAGTGGGAGATACTCACGACACAGAAG CATTCTGGGTTGCCCCATAGCCAGAAAGCGGCGTCTAGAGGAAGCCGAGGCCGAGCACGAGCAGGACGCAGAGCATCCTGCCTCCAAGAGGAGGCCCCACCCCTTGAAACTGGCCCTGGACGAGGGCTTCAGTGCGGAAAGCGACAGTGGCAGCGAGGTCGAGGGCGACAAGGATGGAGAGAAAGCAGTAGAGACCAgggcggaggaggaggaagagaggaaggcaGCTGTAGATGAGGAGAGACAGGAGATGACAGGAGACCTGACGAAGGATGGACAGACAAATGGACAGGGGGAGAcacagatggaggaggaagaggagagggaagaagaagagacatATCAGAAGGAGGAGAACACATTCGCAGCTGATGAAG AGGAGTGTGTGATCATCGAGCCTGAGCTCGGTGCAGCGCCGCCCTCAACCAAGAAGTGTCAGTCTCACTCTCAGTGCACCGAAGAGGTGGCCAACTCTCTCCTCCACCTCGGCCGAGTCTCCGACAACTGTGCTCCAACTGTGGAGACGGAAGAGGATGTCACCGTGGCAGCGGAACGCGGTGAAGAAGTAAAGGACGAGCAGGAGGGCGACGTGAATGAGgggcaagaggaggaggaggaggaggaggtgttgGCACGCAAAGTTCAAGTACTGGAAGGGTCTTCTGTTCTGCAGAAGGAGGCAGCTGAAGTTGAGGAAGAAgagttggaggaggaggaagagatagAAGATGAGAAAGAATGCCCAGAAAGGAGCAACCATGTAAGCCAGGAGAACCAACAATATCTGCCCAAAGATGTCTGCCATGAACAGAAcgaggaagaagaagatgaggagggggaggaggaagagatagGGGCGCCAGCACAGCAAAGGCGGGGCACCCCagcaggagaagaggaggatgaagagagagatgaagatgaCCATAGGGAGGGAAATGACATTCTGCCCATTTCTGATGCGCCAACTGCCATCCACACCATCACCAGCACCGCCGAAGCTCAGGGAACACACATCACGGCTGGAGACCACAGGGCCAGTCCTCTGGAGGACTACAACTCACACAGGGCGAGTCCTCTTGAGAACTACAACATCAACAGAATCAGTCCACTCATCAAATATGACTCTCATAAACATAGCCCGATTCAAAACTACAAGGCCAGCCCTCCTTTAAGCTACAGCTCTCACAGGGCCAGTCCTCTGGAGGAATACATCACCAGCCTTCGGGGCGAGAACTATAAAATCCACAAAGCCGCGTCCTCCGCCTCTCCTGACGTTATCGAGGTGCGTTCAGACAGGTCCGAGGAGAGAGACTTTGACGACGTGGACGGTGACGACGAGCGCGACGACGAAGACAGCCTGTCGCAGCGCTCCACGGTGACGGACGAGTCCGAGATGTTTGACATAACCCGAGGGAACTTGGGCCTGCTGGAGCAAGCTATTGCCCTGAAGGCAGAGCAGGTGAAGCCAGCCGGGCCCAGAGAGCTGCTCCGCGCCCCAGACATCCACCACCAGCGATACTTCACCATGGAAGACAGGCCCAAGCACCTGGACGTCATCCGCAAGAGCTACTTCAGCAAAG AGAGCAGTAGACCAGAGAAGAGGGAGATCAAGTGTCCCACCCCTGGGTGCGATGGGACGGGTCACGTCACTGGTCTTTACCCCCACCATCGCAGCCTGTCAGGCTGTCCGCACAAGGACAGGATCCCCCCCGAGA TTCTGGCCATGCATGAGAATGTGCTGAAGTGTCCAACCCCCGGCTGTACCGGTCAGGGCCATGTAAACAGCAACCGTAACACACATCGCAg TCTTTCCGGATGCCCCATTGCAGCGGCAGAGAAGCTGTCCAAGGGCCACGATAAGCAGCTTCTCTCTCAGCCAGGCGGCGAGCTCCTCAAAGGAAGTCCCAACGACAGAGTGCTAAG GCCCATGTGCTTCGTGAAGCAGCTGGAGGTGCCCCAGTATGGCAGCTACCGGCCCAACATGGCGCCCACCACGCCTCGCGCCAACCTGGCCAAGGAGCTGGAGAAGTACTCCAAGGTGTCCTTCGATTATGCAGCCTTCGACGCTCAAGTGTTTGGGAAGCGCATGCTTGCTCCAAAGATGCCCACCAGCGAAATGTCACCCAAAGCCTTCAAAA CTAAGCCCTCGTTCCCCAAGTCCCCGTCACCCAGCCTCAGTCTCCATGGTTACGGGAAGAGCTCCTCCTTGGCCTACGACTACTCCCATGACGCCGAGGCCGCTCACATGGCTGCCACTGCCATCCTGAACCTGTCTACACGCTGCTGGGAGAAACCTGAGAACCTCAGCACCAAACCCCCAAACAAT GAAATAAACATTGAGGTGGACGAGAACGGCACCCTGGACCTGAGTATGAAGAAGCCTATTAAACGAGAGGGCAGTCTGTCCGGCACCAGCCCCGGGGTTCGGTCCCCGGacccgtcctcctcctcttcctcactccATCACGGTGGAAGCAGCGGGATGACTTCGCCAAACCTAAACGCCTACAAGCAGGAGGAGTGGGAGGGACCTCTGGATTACACCAAGCCCAACCGCCAAAGGGAGGAGGAAATGGACGAG ATGGAGCACACAGGCCAGTCGTTTGTCTCGTCGGATGCAGAGGACTGTGACATGATGCAGGACTGTCTGGAAGACAGGAAGTACCCAGGAGAGGTTACAACTCCAAGCTTCAAAGTCAAGTTCCAGCCAAAGGATAGCAAGAAAGAGCTGCTCTC CTGTCCTACACCTGGTTGTGATGGCAGTGGTCACATCACCGGAAACTATGCGTCCCATCGCAG tctgtctgGGTGTCCTCTCGCTGATAAGAGCCTTCGATCCCTCATGGCGGCCCACACCCCTGAACTCAA ATGCCCCACTCCAGGATGTGACGGCTCAGGTCACATCACAGGAAACTACTCCTCACACAGAag TCTCTCTGGGTGCCCGCGTGCCAAGAAAAGTGGAATTAAAACTCCTACCAAGGACAACCAGGAGGACTCCGAGCTTTTAAA ATGCCCAGTGCCGGGCTGCGACAGTTTGGGTCACATCAGTGGGAAGTACGCCACGCACCGTAGCGCGTACGGGTGTCCGCTGGCGGCACGCAGACAGAAGGAGGGCGTCCTGAACGGCACACCCTTCAACTGGAAGGCCTTCAAGACAGAGGGGCCCACCTGTCCCACCCCAGGTTGTGACGGCTCCGGACATGCTAACGGAAGCTTCCTCACACACCGCAG CCTCTCAGGGTGCCCCAGAGCCTTGTTTGCAAAGAAGAAGGCCAAGTACCCCTCAGAGGACTACCTGAACACCAAGTTCAGGGCCAGTGATG TTTTGGACAACGATGAGGACATCAAGCAGCTCAACAAAGAGATTAACGACCTCAATGAATCCAACAATGAAATGGAGGCTGACATGGTCAACCTGCAGACTcag ATCTCGTCCATGGAGATGAACCTGAAGAGCATTGAGCACGAGAACAAGATGATCGAGGAACAGAACGAGGCTCTGTTCATGGAGTTGTCTGGTCTCAGCCGCGCTCTGATCCGCAGCCTGGCTAATGTACGCCTGCCACACATG CAGGGGCCGATCACGGAGCAGAACTTCGACAGCTATGTGAGCACCCTGACCGACATGTACACCAACAAGGACTGCTTCCAGAGCCCCGAGAACAAAGCTCTGCTGGAGAGCATCAACAAAGCTGTGAAAGGCATCAAAGTCTGA